A stretch of the Thalassotalea euphylliae genome encodes the following:
- the recD gene encoding exodeoxyribonuclease V subunit alpha, whose product MSAEIDNNQKLSCQRPIRQTKSYRKFSEAAARISGIAPIDYFFANELSSATAANELTADEKEVWYHLLIALSASVRDGHTCLPLTHVAGQQFGLASDDNVITHHGFSFPNEKQLHTLLAKIPFLAASELGVTKPNISNAEKTEINVGGTLAVVFEHNCLYMRRNYQFEKELQLALVEKTQLTLEYSQAAITDVVDSLFPENEATEPTQASQPHQVPEVDWQKLAVANSVNKGLSIIAGGPGTGKTYTVTKLLAALSMLSQSRLDIALVAPTGKAAQRLSESIQNAVTGFRGVIADNVLDVIPSKAQTLHRLLGVIPNQVNFRKGSDNPLDYDVIIIDEVSMVDLPLMARLFRAIPAKCQVIMLGDADQLPSVALGSVLADIALRPHLGYSKANLNYLAKVCQLSSEQAKQLPKAKKQVADHLSMLLKSRRFDGEGAIGNIAMATIAGEALQSWQYISVNSTSRDDITLLPPVMTQWINQYVKRYYQPVLEAENITQAFERMSQFRILCATRVGNEGVEAINQQIISLLKGNYQQDKLFNGLPIMINENHYGLGLYNGDIGIIWKNAQGHLVAYFEDTAVSEGGVSSNNRTPGFKTIIPSRLPSFEPVFAMTIHKTQGSEFEHVAMVLPSKADNQLLTRELIYTGVTRAKKKLSLSCSEPIWYRGVDAKVERYSNLSI is encoded by the coding sequence ATGAGTGCAGAAATAGATAACAATCAAAAGCTAAGCTGTCAAAGGCCGATCCGTCAAACAAAAAGCTATCGAAAATTTTCTGAGGCAGCAGCACGTATCTCAGGTATCGCGCCAATTGATTACTTTTTTGCGAACGAACTTAGCTCGGCGACAGCAGCGAATGAACTGACTGCTGATGAAAAAGAGGTTTGGTATCATTTGCTAATCGCGCTTAGCGCTTCAGTGCGCGATGGTCACACTTGCTTGCCGCTAACGCATGTTGCAGGTCAACAATTTGGCTTGGCCAGTGACGACAATGTAATTACTCATCATGGTTTTTCCTTTCCGAATGAAAAACAACTACACACTTTGCTCGCAAAAATTCCTTTCTTAGCGGCTTCGGAGCTAGGTGTAACTAAACCAAACATCTCAAACGCTGAAAAAACGGAAATAAATGTTGGTGGCACGTTAGCCGTGGTATTTGAGCATAACTGTTTGTATATGCGTCGCAACTATCAATTTGAGAAAGAACTGCAACTAGCGTTAGTAGAAAAAACACAGCTAACGCTCGAGTATTCGCAAGCGGCGATAACTGATGTTGTTGATTCGTTATTTCCAGAAAACGAAGCTACAGAACCTACTCAAGCTAGCCAACCTCATCAAGTTCCGGAAGTTGATTGGCAAAAACTAGCGGTGGCAAACAGCGTAAATAAAGGGCTTAGTATTATTGCTGGCGGCCCTGGTACAGGTAAAACCTATACGGTCACAAAATTGTTAGCAGCGCTATCAATGCTTAGCCAATCGCGATTAGACATTGCACTAGTCGCACCAACAGGTAAAGCGGCGCAGCGATTATCTGAATCGATTCAAAATGCCGTAACCGGTTTTCGAGGCGTTATCGCAGACAATGTGCTTGATGTTATTCCAAGCAAAGCACAAACACTGCACCGTTTGTTAGGGGTGATCCCAAATCAAGTGAATTTTCGAAAAGGAAGCGATAACCCCTTAGATTACGACGTTATTATTATTGATGAAGTCTCAATGGTGGATTTGCCGCTTATGGCTAGGCTATTTCGGGCAATCCCCGCTAAGTGTCAAGTGATAATGCTAGGCGACGCCGATCAATTGCCTTCTGTTGCACTTGGCTCGGTATTAGCTGATATTGCACTCAGGCCTCATCTTGGCTATAGCAAAGCAAACCTTAACTACCTAGCAAAAGTATGCCAACTATCGAGCGAACAAGCTAAGCAATTACCAAAAGCAAAAAAACAGGTTGCTGATCATTTATCAATGTTGCTTAAGAGCCGTCGATTTGACGGTGAAGGCGCCATCGGTAATATCGCAATGGCAACAATTGCGGGTGAAGCGCTGCAAAGTTGGCAGTATATTAGTGTTAACAGCACAAGTCGTGACGATATTACGTTATTGCCACCTGTGATGACTCAATGGATCAATCAGTATGTTAAACGCTACTATCAGCCAGTATTGGAAGCTGAAAACATTACACAAGCATTTGAGCGAATGAGTCAGTTTCGTATTTTGTGTGCCACAAGAGTTGGAAACGAAGGTGTTGAGGCAATTAATCAGCAAATAATCTCGCTGTTAAAAGGCAATTACCAGCAAGATAAGTTGTTCAATGGCTTACCTATTATGATCAATGAAAACCATTACGGGCTTGGGCTGTACAATGGTGATATTGGTATTATTTGGAAAAATGCGCAGGGACATTTAGTGGCGTATTTCGAGGATACTGCGGTAAGTGAAGGAGGCGTATCTTCGAACAACCGAACGCCTGGTTTCAAAACCATTATTCCGTCACGTTTACCGAGTTTTGAACCGGTCTTTGCCATGACCATTCATAAAACACAGGGCAGTGAATTTGAACATGTTGCAATGGTTCTGCCCAGTAAAGCTGATAATCAGCTACTGACGCGTGAGCTAATTTATACTGGCGTTACCCGCGCAAAGAAAAAGTTAAGTTTAAGTTGTAGCGAGCCAATTTGGTATCGAGGTGTTGATGCTAAAGTTGAACGCTACTCTAATCTTTCAATCTGA
- a CDS encoding DUF3087 family protein encodes MKIQSVNKTDYRKKLNQFTIAFVIAFALLALIFGSLFIALFAAPIVDPETQSNFRYNLGGVILALVTMAMIINSIKKHEFLKDIYYVWQLKQVHNSIYRKLAKIKAAQAEGDENTHVILAFYYQTLKQVYELDDNTLTINNVNLEIDKLKQKLGDETYEQHVHQFEKNMLNAY; translated from the coding sequence ATGAAAATCCAATCTGTAAACAAAACTGATTACCGTAAAAAGCTAAATCAATTCACCATCGCTTTTGTTATTGCATTTGCCTTATTGGCACTTATTTTTGGTAGCCTATTTATCGCGTTATTCGCGGCGCCAATCGTGGACCCTGAAACGCAAAGCAATTTTCGTTACAACTTAGGTGGCGTTATCCTAGCGCTTGTTACCATGGCGATGATAATCAACAGTATAAAAAAGCATGAGTTTTTAAAAGATATTTACTATGTTTGGCAACTCAAACAAGTGCACAACTCTATCTATCGTAAACTTGCTAAAATCAAAGCGGCACAAGCCGAAGGTGACGAAAATACACATGTTATACTCGCATTTTACTATCAAACACTTAAGCAGGTTTATGAGCTTGACGACAATACGTTAACGATTAACAACGTAAATTTAGAAATTGATAAATTGAAGCAGAAGTTAGGCGATGAAACGTATGAACAGCATGTTCATCAGTTCGAAAAAAACATGCTAAATGCTTATTAA
- a CDS encoding GNAT family N-acetyltransferase, with translation MLETTTLTSKSVVLAPLGVEHKDALLDAASDGNLWELWFTSVPNKATINNYIEQALAQQEKGLSLPFVVIEKHTQKIIGTTRFCNADKVNRRLEIGFTWYAKSYQRTSVNTECKLLLLTHAFEHLDVIAVEFRTHWHNLKSRNAIARLGAKQDGVLRNHQKMADGSYRDTVVFSITNTEWLAVKNNLVFKLNT, from the coding sequence ATGCTAGAAACAACAACTTTAACGTCTAAAAGCGTAGTACTTGCGCCGCTTGGTGTTGAACATAAAGATGCGCTACTCGACGCTGCGTCAGATGGTAATCTATGGGAGCTTTGGTTTACTTCGGTACCAAACAAAGCAACCATTAATAACTATATTGAACAAGCACTCGCTCAACAGGAAAAAGGACTTTCGCTGCCTTTTGTCGTCATTGAAAAACACACTCAAAAAATTATCGGCACGACACGGTTTTGTAATGCAGATAAGGTTAACCGACGACTTGAAATTGGCTTCACTTGGTATGCAAAAAGCTATCAACGCACCTCAGTAAACACCGAGTGTAAACTGTTGTTACTAACTCATGCGTTTGAGCATTTAGATGTGATAGCCGTTGAGTTTAGAACTCATTGGCATAACTTAAAGTCGCGCAACGCCATTGCGCGCTTGGGAGCAAAGCAAGATGGGGTGCTACGAAACCACCAAAAGATGGCCGATGGCTCTTATCGTGACACAGTTGTTTTCTCGATTACTAATACAGAGTGGCTAGCAGTTAAAAACAACCTTGTGTTTAAGTTGAACACTTAA
- a CDS encoding crotonase/enoyl-CoA hydratase family protein yields the protein MNQQLVTTSIEENIAIVTLNRPDKHNALNVEMFKAIRTTIETLKKNLAIRAVIVQGEGVDFCTGLDVKSVMSTAKNFVTLLFKWRPGSANLAQYVSTGWQEITVPVIMVLHGRVWGGGLQIALGGDFRIAHPEAILSVMEARWGLVPDMGGTLALKEHLPTDKAKLLAMTGREITAKQAQKLNLITKVSDVPFEAAMTLAREISQQSPDAVAAVKKLYKNAWWHSKAFALARESWYQIKIIAGKNQRIKTYNQMNPSSEKPFKMRGKW from the coding sequence ATGAATCAGCAACTTGTTACCACCAGTATTGAAGAAAATATCGCGATTGTGACGTTGAACCGCCCAGACAAACACAATGCTTTGAATGTTGAAATGTTCAAGGCTATTCGCACAACAATAGAAACACTCAAGAAAAACTTAGCGATTCGAGCGGTTATTGTGCAAGGTGAAGGTGTTGATTTCTGTACAGGGCTTGATGTTAAGTCGGTGATGAGCACAGCCAAAAACTTCGTGACCTTGTTGTTTAAGTGGCGCCCAGGTAGCGCTAACCTTGCCCAATACGTATCAACTGGTTGGCAAGAAATCACTGTTCCCGTCATTATGGTATTGCACGGCAGAGTATGGGGTGGAGGTTTACAAATAGCGCTCGGTGGAGACTTTAGAATTGCACACCCAGAAGCTATTTTATCGGTTATGGAAGCTCGTTGGGGCTTGGTTCCTGATATGGGCGGTACGCTTGCGCTAAAAGAGCACCTACCAACCGACAAAGCTAAATTACTAGCAATGACGGGGCGAGAAATTACCGCTAAGCAAGCACAAAAACTGAACTTGATCACTAAAGTCAGTGATGTGCCGTTTGAAGCAGCGATGACACTGGCTAGAGAAATTAGTCAGCAATCACCCGATGCGGTTGCTGCAGTTAAGAAGCTATACAAAAACGCGTGGTGGCATAGCAAAGCGTTTGCGCTTGCCAGAGAGTCTTGGTACCAAATTAAGATAATCGCAGGCAAAAACCAGCGAATAAAAACCTACAACCAAATGAACCCGAGCAGTGAAAAACCGTTTAAAATGCGCGGTAAATGGTAG
- a CDS encoding isoaspartyl peptidase/L-asparaginase family protein: MRANKSVHEYINQKTTTNTYASNATSNKPNASNVYGRLAKYFLVAASLSAVPTTYAYAEKPIAIAIHGGAGTIDKSKMTPQKRAQYDAALSAAVNKGYELLAQGKTSQQAVIAAIQILEDSPLFNAGKGAVYTFDETHELDASIMHGRTLNAGAVAGVKTVKSPIALAQAIMEKSVHVMLSGEGAEQFAKSQNLMMVENSYFDTEHRYKALIRAKQKLAKKEQELKDFQAAHHVLDAEYKFGTVGAVALDKYGDLVAGTSTGGMTAKRYGRVGDAPIIGAGTYANNASCAVSATGHGEYFIRYHVAADICARMQYQGVSLKQASDTVVNKVLVEAGGDGGVIAIDRNGNIAMPFNSKGMYRASRKHGEQAKVAIFKDE, encoded by the coding sequence ATGCGAGCGAATAAGTCAGTTCATGAGTATATTAATCAAAAAACAACGACGAATACCTACGCTAGCAATGCCACTAGCAATAAGCCCAACGCCTCAAACGTATATGGCAGGTTAGCTAAATACTTTCTTGTAGCGGCAAGTTTGAGCGCTGTGCCAACAACTTACGCCTACGCAGAAAAACCCATAGCAATTGCCATTCACGGTGGTGCAGGCACTATCGATAAGTCAAAAATGACGCCACAAAAGCGCGCACAATATGACGCTGCTTTATCCGCAGCTGTTAACAAAGGCTACGAATTATTAGCACAAGGTAAAACGAGCCAGCAAGCCGTTATTGCTGCTATTCAAATACTTGAAGATTCGCCGTTGTTTAACGCTGGTAAAGGGGCGGTTTACACGTTTGATGAAACGCACGAACTAGATGCATCTATTATGCATGGCAGAACACTCAATGCTGGCGCGGTTGCTGGTGTAAAAACGGTAAAAAGTCCAATAGCGCTAGCACAAGCAATAATGGAAAAGTCTGTCCACGTTATGCTGTCAGGAGAAGGGGCAGAGCAATTTGCTAAATCACAAAACCTAATGATGGTTGAAAACAGCTATTTCGACACAGAGCACAGATACAAAGCGTTGATTAGGGCGAAACAAAAGTTAGCGAAAAAAGAGCAAGAGCTTAAAGACTTTCAAGCAGCTCACCACGTATTAGATGCTGAGTATAAATTTGGTACTGTAGGTGCCGTCGCTTTGGATAAGTATGGTGATTTGGTCGCTGGCACTAGTACTGGCGGTATGACTGCTAAACGCTACGGTAGAGTGGGTGATGCGCCAATTATTGGTGCTGGCACTTATGCCAACAATGCGAGCTGCGCCGTATCAGCAACCGGTCACGGTGAATATTTTATTCGCTATCACGTTGCCGCTGATATATGCGCGCGAATGCAATATCAAGGGGTAAGCCTCAAACAAGCTTCAGATACAGTGGTCAATAAAGTGTTGGTAGAGGCGGGTGGTGATGGCGGTGTTATTGCGATTGATCGCAATGGTAATATTGCCATGCCGTTTAATAGTAAAGGTATGTACCGAGCAAGTCGTAAGCATGGTGAGCAAGCAAAAGTTGCTATTTTTAAAGATGAATAA
- a CDS encoding CBS domain-containing protein, whose protein sequence is MESVQIKEYMNHYPVTFTPDMVIEEASFRLLKTKQLGGPVVDETKKLIGYLSESDLLKNMLASSYHREHIANVADIMQCDVLSVKPYGSVVELAQQMLDEKPKIYPVVDDDGILLGTISRNDVLQAVDRHLRVIYAAS, encoded by the coding sequence ATGGAATCAGTACAAATAAAAGAATATATGAACCATTACCCCGTGACATTCACTCCAGATATGGTGATCGAAGAAGCATCGTTTAGGTTATTAAAAACCAAACAGCTTGGTGGGCCTGTTGTTGATGAGACTAAAAAGTTAATCGGTTATTTATCTGAAAGCGACTTGCTCAAGAATATGCTGGCATCAAGCTATCATCGAGAGCATATCGCTAACGTTGCCGATATCATGCAATGTGATGTGTTATCGGTAAAACCTTATGGCAGTGTGGTCGAACTTGCTCAGCAAATGCTTGATGAAAAGCCTAAGATTTACCCTGTAGTTGACGACGACGGCATTTTGCTTGGTACGATAAGCCGTAATGATGTATTACAGGCGGTAGATCGTCATCTTAGGGTTATCTACGCTGCCAGTTAA